DNA sequence from the Tissierella sp. MB52-C2 genome:
AACAATTTCATTTTTTCACCTCAGAAGTATTATTTCCTTTTAGCGAATATTAATTCAGTTGATATTTAGATAATAGTCCTTACTTAAAAATTGTTTTTCACCGCTAAAACTATTATAGGAACTATCTCCATAATATTGAAATCCTAATTTCTCCATTACCTTTTTTGAACCAATATTATCAACTGCATGTCTACAAAAGAACTTTTTCTCTCCCAAAATATCTATGGCAAAATCTAATATTACTTTTCCAGCCTCTGTAGTTAAACCTTGTCCCCAATATTTTTTCATAATATTATATCCAAGTTCATAGCAATTAAGCTGCTCTTTATAGTGTACACCGCCTGAACCAAATAATTCTCCAGTTTCTTTTAACACAAATCCCCAATTATAAAGACCTTCTTTATGAATATTTTCTACTTCTACTTTTAGCCACTCAACAGTATCATCAATAGATTCATGTGTATCCCACATCATGAATTTTGATACTTCTGGGTCAGATGTCCAACTTCTATAAATATTTTCAGCATCATCTATAGTAAGAGGTCGAAGAATTATCCTTTTGCTTTCTAATATAGGTATTTTCATAGTCTTTCCTCCTTATATAATCTTTTAATAGATATATTATTTACTAGTTATAAATAGAAGGTGGTTACTAGCTCCCAAAAATTCTGGTTTTTCACAGTAATAATAGTGATAATTTAGCCACTTATTATAGGTTTCATCATCCATATTATTTATATTATCTGCTAATAACTCACTTAGTCCATCTGTAGCAACCTCATTATTAATTGT
Encoded proteins:
- a CDS encoding GNAT family N-acetyltransferase; the encoded protein is MKIPILESKRIILRPLTIDDAENIYRSWTSDPEVSKFMMWDTHESIDDTVEWLKVEVENIHKEGLYNWGFVLKETGELFGSGGVHYKEQLNCYELGYNIMKKYWGQGLTTEAGKVILDFAIDILGEKKFFCRHAVDNIGSKKVMEKLGFQYYGDSSYNSFSGEKQFLSKDYYLNIN